The DNA window GAATCCGAATCAGCCGAGGCTCAGCTAGGGTCTGGCCCTTCCAGGGGAGCGACTCCAGGTCCGCCTGATGAACGGTAGCAGCCGCTGCAACGGGACGGTGGAGGTCTGGTTCCGGCAGTCCTGGGAGCCCGCATGCGGGGCACTCTGGGACCTCCGCGCCTCCGAGGCCGTGTGCCGCTCGCTGGGCTGCGGCCGGGCGGAGCCGCTGGAACAGCCCGCCCTGCCGACCCCGGCGCTGCCGACCCCGGCGCTGCCGCCTGGTGCAGCCGCGGGAAACGCCAGCTGGGCCCCGAATACCACGTGGGCCCTGGCGCCCACCGTCCAGTGCAGCGGCCCCGAATGGCAGCTCTGCAAGGTGGTGGAGCACGCGTGCAGCAGCGACGAGAGGCCGGTCCAGGTCACCTGTGCAGGTACGAGCGGACCAACCCGCTCCCGCCGCCGGGCTCCTCCCTGTCCTACCTCCCAGTTCTTCGGCCACTGCCCCCGCCtcctgtccccagccctggccactGGACCCAAGTCTCGCCCTCCAGACTTCTACCCCGACCCACCACCGACGCAAATACAATTGGTTCCCTCACCGGAGGGCTGCAGCGCCTCTACCCCTGGTACAGAAATATGCCAGGTTCCCAGGATCTCTTAGCACTGCCGCCCCCCAGCCCCGAGACCTGCTCTTCAGGCCCCGCCCACCCGGTCTCTTGCCCCACCCACCCGGTCTCTTGCCCCACCCACTAGTCTGTCGCTCAGCCTACCCCGCCCGCCGCCCTGAGACGATTCCTCAGCACCGCCCACCAGGTTACTAGCCCCTCCCAAAaggctcccagcccctcccactaGGTATCCAGCACCGCCCCTGGGTCCCCAGTCTTGACCAGTTCCCCACCTCCGCCCCACCCCAGGTCCACAGCCCAGACAGGCAGTGTTCCCCAGTCTTGCCCACTGGGTTACCCGCCCCTCTCACTGGGTCCACAGCCCCAGGCACAACAATCCTCCCCCccacttcccttcctctccctccttcctcacatCCACAAACCCCTTCTCCTATCCCCAGAAAACCTCGATTTGAAATTGGTGGGTGGTGGCAGCCCGTGCGAGGGCCGCGTGGAGATGCTGGAGCACGGACAGTGGGGTTCGGTGTGTGACGACACGTGGGACCTGGACGATGCCCACGTGGTGTGCCGGCAACTGAGCTGCGGCTGGGCGGTCCAGGCCCTGCCCGGCTTGCACTTTGCCCCTGGCCATGGACGCATCCACCGGGACCAAGTGAACTGTTCCGGGTCGGAGACCTACCTGTGGGACTGCCTGGGGCTGCCGGGAAACGGCTACTGTGGCCACAAGGAGGACGCCGGCGTGGTGTGCTCAGGTCAGTGGGCGATGCTGAACCACGGTTATCCAGCACTTACTGTAGGCCTGCTGGGCGCCAGGCCTGCAGTTAGTGCTGGAGAGATGGTCCCTGCCCATGGGAGGTCATAGTCCAAGAGGGAAGATGAGACCCTGACAAACATAATCCAGGAGAGAGGGTGGCAAATGCCTTAAGAAAGGAAGCCAGGTAGAGTTAAGAGACAGCAGGCAATCCAGAGCTGGAGGGCTAAGCCTGCCCACCTCCTGGAGTAGGTGACATTAGAGGTGAGGCTTTTTCTGAGCGGGAGTTGGTCACCTGGTTCAGAACAGCAAGAGAAGATGGAGGCTGGGAGGCGCTGTGGAGGCTGTCGGCAGCCCAGATGAGGACGGGAAGTTCTGGAGCCAGTGCTCCTCTTTATGTGCCCAAGAATGCGGAGGGAGGCAGGTCTCGCCCAATGTaccttctgattcagtaggtctgaggcaGGGcttgaaattctgcatttctaacaagatcccGGCTGATACGGAagctgctggtccaaggaccacatcTGAGCAGCCAGGATGTAGACAGCAGCAGGGTCAGCTGGAGCAGGTGGGGCAGATGAGAGGAGGGATGCAGAGACAGTAGGGAGAGTACACAAGATCTGGAGACCGACTGGCTCTGGGGAGTTTGCATTTGTGGGTCGGGGCTGGTGGGGGTTTCGGCCCAAAGGATCCTGACCTGACtctgaccccccccaccccctgcagagCACCAGTCCTGGCGCCTGACCGGGGGCGCTGACCCCTGCGAGGGGCAGGTGGAGGTATACTTCCGAGGGGTCTGGAGCACAGTGTGTGACAGTACGTGGTACGAACCAGAGGCCAAGGTGCTCTGCCGGGACTTGGGCTGTGGGACTCTGGCCCGGGTGCCCAAGGGGCTGCCACACTCCCTGTCGGGCAAGATGTACTACTCATGCGAGGGAGGGGAGCCCACGCTCTCCGAGTGCTTCTGGCGGTTCAATAACTCCAACCTCTGCAGCCAATCACAGGCAGCCAGGGTCCTCTGCTCAggtatccctcctccccccaaccccactcccccccacccccagatttgGACCAGGAATTGCAACTGAATCCACAGCCTAAGAACTTATAGCCCAAGGACTACAGCTTGGGCTAGATCAGGAATGGCAAATACTGGCATAAGAGGGACCATTGCCCTTCCCATGCCCAGGCAGACATTACTGATTAATCAGGGCATTCTTTTCCCCAGATCCTTGACTCAGTCCCAGAATCATGAATCCAGTCTTTGTTAAGGCATTATTATATGCGAAGCAGTGTTCCCTATTGACTGGAGCCGGCTCAGGAGATAAAACCAATTTGCCATCCCAGGGCTGGTGATGatcataaaaataacattagGGGACACTAATAACATTAGCCACAGTGTCTGGAGCCCTAACCAGGTGCCAGGCATTGCTGGGTACTCAGTATATATTTCAGCAGAGCCTCCCATCTGCTCTATGAATTGGGTTTCACGAAGTCTAAGATGGCATTGATGATAAGGCacactgttattattttatgtaccatAAAGGACGAAAATGCTGCCAAAATAAACTCTTGAAGTGCCATCAGTTGTAACGATACATGTCATCACCCCGGTTTCTGAggtgttaaaatgtgaaaaagcaaGAGGGTTAAACAAACACAGCGTTAGCATCTCTATGGAGTTCAGACACCAGGCtatgaattccagctctgccaattACCAGCTGGGAGGCTTCATCTTGTGAATATGTGGATGCTGATACCAGGCACTCCACAGGGTAGCCGGGAAGTCAGATAATATCCACCAAGGGACGTTGTAAGCCCCATCCCTTACCAGTCAAATGATCATGATAATAACGAGACTGTCAGATTCCCACCTCCTGAGGCAGGTGTGAAGACCAAATCCAATACTAGATGGAAAAGGGAAATACTTGTGTTCTATAGCAGATTATACAGAAGGAAGGGCTAATTCTTTCATTAGCCttttatttaaaccaaaaaaaccttCCTGGCATTTAATCCATGAGATCCTCCTTATTGTGGGGTGTGGGAAAGACCCAGCCTTGGGCCCCGGTGGGAACACACCCCCAGTTGCAGGCCACTTGTCTGTCTTGTCCAGTTTCTAGCACAAGGCCTGGCCGCAGTAGGTGCTCGGGCACGTGTGCTGAGTGAATGAACAGTGCTTTCTGACAGGTGCCCGGAGCCTGCTCAATCTGTCCGCTTCTGAAATCCCTGCAAGTGGTCAGCCGGTCACTGTGGGTGAGTGTCCCTGGGGATGCAGTTTCTCAGAGGCTCaggtgcatgcgtgtgtgtgtgtgtgtgtctgcgggAGGGGTCTGACGGTTtgtcccccatcccctccctccagacAGTGAACTTGACTCCCCCCACCATCCCCGGGGCTCTCTGGCTGCTTTGTGCTCCTCTCACCTCGCCCGCCTCTATCATGTCAGCTCCACAGCTCCCTGAATCCTGATATTTCTTAGACAGAAGTCCTCTCCCCCCTCTCTGTGAGATCCTGTAGGGCAGAGGATAGAGCTGTAGAGAACTGGAGCTGATCCGACACCAGCCAGGGGGTTGGGGACGCCGAGGGCCACAGCCAGTGTATTTATAATGTTCTGGGCACGGGCAGTGCTTTATAGTCATTATTTCCCAACCCTTTAATCTTCCCGGCAGCCCCCTGGGGGAGGTCTTCCCACAACCCTTACACAGAGAAAGAAGCTGGGGCTCAGAGGATGAGGTGATGGCCAGCAGTGTCGACTGGAATTTGCCTTCAAGGCTCTGAACTCTGAATCCACACTTGGTCTGTCCTCCACTTGTGTGTAGCCAACTCCTGgggcccagcccccagctgtgCCTCTTGCTAGCTGTATAATGTTGGGCaattcttaacctctctgagcctcagatcccTTGACTATAAAACGAGGATGATAATCCTAGTACTTCTCTCCTAGCATTGTTGTGAGTCTCcggtaaattaatttttataaagtacttACAACAGGGCTTAGTACATAGTAAGCACAGTCTGGGCCTCAGttattcttatttattgattatttagtCCAGGTCCCGTGGCAGCCCCGAGATAACCACAGGGGTTGGCCCGGATTCACAGGCTTACCCCTTCCCTTGGTTCCTGGCTCCCTGTCTCAGACCCTCTCCAGAGCTGGGTGGGCGGcttggggaggggacagaggggcagCAAGTCCTGCCAGAGAACCTGGCAATGGCTGAGGGCACGGAGAGGGAATGAAACGCTGGGGACTGTGCAGGCTGGAGGGCGAGCTCCTGCCGGGACCCACACACCCTCGCACGCTCTCAGTTGCTGAGGTCAGGGTGGGAGCCACGCCGCCCTCAGAAGAGCAGAGCGCTTATGGAGAGCCGGTCTCCAAGGAGTACACGCCAGCCCTTGGTTCTGCAGCCCCTCCCTCGGCCCCTGACCCTCTTGGCCCACATTCACGGGTCTCCCCATAGCCCCCCACAGTCCAGTCTCTCCCTTGCACCTGCTTGCTGCTGCTAAATCCAGTTCCTACCCCAGCCCAGTCTGCTCCATTTGCAaacagaaagggagaggggagaaaatgaGGACTGGTGGGGGGGCGGTAATCTCCCAGGGGGAGCAGACACTGCCACCAGCCAGGGGGTCTGGGTGATCTCATCCCCCCAACCTCCTGCGTTACTGTCACTacccttcctccagctctgtggcCGGCGCACCCCAGGCTTTCTGCACTGAGCAGGAGATGGTTCGTGTCTCTGGGATGATGAGGGTTAGGGCCTCATTGCAGCCTCCATCCATTCTCTGCTTTGGGTTCTTTTCAGCAGGGGTgaggccaagagggaggggaaggcaagAGGTCACACCagggctgcagagctgggaggtCTGGAATCATGGCCCTCACCCCCGCTCTCAGGGTGCATGTCTGGTAAGAAGGACTCATCTGGGGCAAGGAAAGGAGATCTCGCTCTCCTGATGGTCTGTTCCCTGCCAGCAGATGCTCAGAGCCACCTTCTCTGGGGATCCAGCCTTGGTCTTCCCTGTAGAGAATCAGGTGCCCCTTGGAGGGCCGCATGCCTGTCTATACCTTCATCACAGCAGGCAACTCACTGAATTGGACTGAGTCGGCTTGTCGATCTTCCCGTTAGACAGAGACCCTCAAGGCCTGTGACACTGCCGTCATATTTGTCTCCCCAGgtctagtgcctggcacacagtgggtgctcaataattGTTGAGCAGAGGCAGATCTCCTGGCTTCGTGGCCAGGAGGAAGTTTCATTCAGTCAATTACTCATTCAATATGCATTTCTCAggcacctactatataccaggcacctAAAAGCAGAtgggaaaattcaaaaaaaagaagggaggaggaggatacGTCCAAAAGGGAAGTGGGTCAGAtgcagagaagaaggagaggtGAGAATGGCAAGGAGAAGTCCAtgccccttcctttttctccctgatTTGGGGTTCTTGCTTCCAGAATCTTCTGTGACGGTGAAAATGAAGGACTGGGAATCTCGAGAGCTAATGCTCCTCATCCCTTGCATCGTTCTGGGAATTCTCCTTCTTGTCTCACTCAGTTTCATAGCCATCATCCTCttgagaattaaaggaaaatacgGTAGGTGCAGAGTCCCAGGAGCCACGGGAAAGGCCCAGGTATGAAAAGAAGCAGACCTGAGGCACAGTCCTCCCAGGGGGACATGAGCCATGGGGAACCCCAGCAGGAATGGCAGCGATCCAGCAATGGCCACCCAGCCCTGGCCCCAAGAAGCACCTCCTGATGGGAAGGATTTTCCCAGCATGCCCCCCAGAAGTTGTCCACAGGAGGAccggattgtgtgtgtgtgtgtgtgtgtgtgtgtgtgtgtgtgtgtgtgtgtgtttgagggcgtttggggatgggggaggtgaggagggaggtgTCCCCATGAGAGCAGAACCAGGAAGACTGGAAGGTGCCAAAAATGACTTGTAGAAtctctgcctccccttcctcAGCCCTCCCCGCTATGGTGAACCACCAGCACCtacccaccaccaccccagcgGGGACCACAAGCTATCAAGAGGTTCCCATCACCATCGTCAAGGAAGAAAGTAGGATGTCACCCAccctgggggtgaggagggcgGGGGAGGACAAGAAGGGGATATTTTCCTGAGGGTCAGTACTGCGTAGGTCAAAGCAGTGCCCCAGCTGAAGATGAGACCTGGGCCAGCCCACGAGTGGCTGTGGGACCTTGAGCAGGTTCAGCCTCAGTCTGGGCCTTGATAGGCCGATGACTTTCCAGTGCACTCATTCTAGAACTCTAAGCTTTTGAATTCTGGACCAAAACAGGCCCAGGACATTTTGGACCTTGGTTCTCAAAGGAAAGCTCTGTTCTGCTAATTGGCCAGTAGGTTTGTAACACCATTGCCTCTTCCAATGGTCTGCCCAATCAGCCTCGCTGCAAAGCCCCATCAAGATTTTCCTGgaacataattttatttcatattttccgAGTCAAAAAAAATGGGATCAGTCATCCATCTTTAATGATACATCAATGCATTACCTCTTGAGAGTCTTGTGAAGAAGTTCGAGTTTAATCACACTGcattatgaatatattaaatcGCCTTTATTTGAAAGAGTTCAGTGACACAAAAACCAATACAAAACTCAGCCATATGTTATAAAGGTTCTTAGCACAAAGGATATCCATATATTTGAGACGGGAATATGAACCCAGACCTAGCACAAGAGTAGGCGCAGAGCAGCCACTCACTGAATATTATGGTCTAGAGGTTAAGAGCCACATTGCCTGCTTCTCTAGGCAATGTGagaatctctctgtgcctcagtttccccagctataaaatgggggcaCTCACCTagctacctcacagggttattatgagcattaactgagataatatttataaatgttggaatagtgcctggcatgcagggACTACTATGTGTTTGTTAAGTAAATAAGTGTTATTTAGCTCCCCGTGTTTGAAATGGATGCGGGGGAGCTTGGAAAACCCAGGCCCGACGGTCTTGTACAAGACGGGCTGCCTGGCACACTCCCTGCCCCTCTGTCTCCGGTCCCCGCTGTCCACGCTCTCTGCCGCCTCCCTCTGCAGCTTTCTGCCCCCGGCCTTGCCATGCTCCCCACTCTGTTCTCTCCCCAGTTCCCAAGCTGCTCATCCAGGTCCAGGCTCCGCCCCCTGAAGACACGAACTCCAGCTCCGACTCAGACTATGAGCACTATGACTTCAGCAGCCAGCCTCCTGTGGCGCTGACCACCTTCTA is part of the Balaenoptera musculus isolate JJ_BM4_2016_0621 chromosome 8, mBalMus1.pri.v3, whole genome shotgun sequence genome and encodes:
- the CD6 gene encoding T-cell differentiation antigen CD6, which translates into the protein MTPDVMLFFVVAGLLTAALSGHPSPAPSGQPNTTSEESQLSEPGERLQVRLMNGSSRCNGTVEVWFRQSWEPACGALWDLRASEAVCRSLGCGRAEPLEQPALPTPALPTPALPPGAAAGNASWAPNTTWALAPTVQCSGPEWQLCKVVEHACSSDERPVQVTCAENLDLKLVGGGSPCEGRVEMLEHGQWGSVCDDTWDLDDAHVVCRQLSCGWAVQALPGLHFAPGHGRIHRDQVNCSGSETYLWDCLGLPGNGYCGHKEDAGVVCSEHQSWRLTGGADPCEGQVEVYFRGVWSTVCDSTWYEPEAKVLCRDLGCGTLARVPKGLPHSLSGKMYYSCEGGEPTLSECFWRFNNSNLCSQSQAARVLCSGARSLLNLSASEIPASGQPVTVESSVTVKMKDWESRELMLLIPCIVLGILLLVSLSFIAIILLRIKGKYALPAMVNHQHLPTTTPAGTTSYQEVPITIVKEEIPKLLIQVQAPPPEDTNSSSDSDYEHYDFSSQPPVALTTFYNSQRHRFTDEEVQQNRFQMPPLEEGPGLEEVHASQVPPANPEHCIADPRSRGPPHHPRSKSGSSTSSGEEYCNSPSSRLPPWNSQVFSSERNPLPGQPLNLELAGSQAAFPAGPSADDSSSTSSGEWYQNFQPPPQLPSAEQFGCPGSLTPQPDFSSNEDYDDIGAA